A region from the Candidatus Woesearchaeota archaeon genome encodes:
- a CDS encoding nicotinamide-nucleotide adenylyltransferase, with the protein MIHTMKKTQPKKKQSNKKQGKKKQRGKEVTRAFFLGRFQPVHNGHLQVMMHILRTYDELIIVLGSAQEHNTWRNPFTAEERKRMILAALPPAERKRTKVYFVPDINDDKRYVAYVEQFIPHCSLMFCGSYPTLQLFEAKGYTVEKLGRIDNVEGTKVRGMIEIDDLTWKSLVPLPVVKILEKIKGVERIKRLRKKKS; encoded by the coding sequence ATGATACATACCATGAAGAAAACACAACCTAAAAAAAAGCAATCCAACAAAAAACAAGGCAAGAAAAAACAACGAGGAAAGGAAGTAACGCGAGCGTTTTTTTTAGGCAGATTTCAGCCGGTTCATAATGGACATCTTCAAGTGATGATGCACATCCTCCGTACGTACGATGAATTGATTATCGTCCTTGGGAGTGCGCAGGAACATAACACCTGGAGAAATCCCTTTACTGCTGAAGAACGAAAACGCATGATTCTCGCAGCCTTACCACCAGCAGAACGAAAAAGAACCAAGGTTTACTTTGTGCCTGACATCAATGATGATAAGCGTTATGTTGCGTATGTTGAGCAGTTTATTCCTCACTGTTCGCTTATGTTCTGTGGAAGCTATCCGACACTACAACTCTTTGAAGCAAAAGGATATACCGTCGAAAAATTAGGAAGAATTGATAATGTGGAGGGAACAAAAGTCAGAGGCATGATTGAGATTGATGATCTCACGTGGAAGTCCTTAGTTCCTCTTCCGGTTGTAAAAATTCTTGAAAAGATAAAGGGTGTGGAACGCATCAAACGCTTACGTAAGAAAAAGTCATAA
- a CDS encoding CBS domain-containing protein, whose amino-acid sequence MSLPAIETVLGVLTLGIGGIAFLTIWKSKSTITKGLFNDSLQYIILSLFFLLLFSWWTFAMKFFEAKHNLGAWYYLVTYVLTFIIYVTIVVAAFRMYRSTHSFSFTGKIERMKAAMQWQDFIRKASITVTKKTPISTIAAKLHAQHEDYVLVAEKGKPLGIITDRDIVEKVCASGNDPRKVMAGKIMSSNLITATTTEDVHTLSKVMRSNNIKHLVILENNTFVGVLTAQDLMKALTRLD is encoded by the coding sequence ATGAGTCTTCCTGCCATTGAAACGGTACTTGGTGTCTTAACCCTAGGTATTGGAGGAATAGCTTTTCTTACCATCTGGAAATCAAAGAGTACGATTACCAAAGGACTCTTTAACGATTCTCTCCAGTACATTATCCTGAGTTTATTTTTCCTTTTGCTCTTTTCATGGTGGACCTTTGCCATGAAATTTTTTGAAGCAAAACATAACCTTGGTGCATGGTACTACCTTGTGACCTATGTTCTTACATTTATCATCTATGTTACCATTGTTGTGGCAGCATTTAGAATGTATCGCTCTACGCATTCATTTTCATTTACTGGAAAGATTGAGAGGATGAAAGCTGCTATGCAGTGGCAGGACTTTATTCGTAAAGCGAGTATTACCGTGACAAAAAAAACTCCAATCAGTACGATTGCTGCAAAACTTCATGCCCAACATGAGGATTATGTCCTCGTTGCAGAAAAAGGAAAGCCTTTGGGAATTATCACTGATAGAGATATCGTTGAAAAGGTTTGCGCGAGTGGAAATGATCCACGAAAAGTCATGGCTGGTAAAATAATGTCCAGCAACCTTATTACTGCCACAACAACTGAGGATGTCCATACTCTTAGCAAAGTCATGCGTTCGAACAACATTAAACACCTCGTTATCCTTGAGAACAATACCTTCGTAGGTGTCCTTACTGCTCAAGATCTCATGAAGGCGCTGACTAGGCTTGATTAA